One window of Chionomys nivalis chromosome 18, mChiNiv1.1, whole genome shotgun sequence genomic DNA carries:
- the LOC130889735 gene encoding calcium-activated chloride channel regulator 3A-1-like — translation MVPGLKVLLLLSLHLLQEAQSSMVHLNNNGYEGVVVAINPSVQEDERLIQSIKEMVTQASTYLFEASKRRFYFRNVNILVPMTWKSKSEYLMPRRESYDKADVIVADPYLKYGDDPYTLQYGQCGDRGQYIHFTPNFLLADNLRIYGSRGRVFVHEWAHLRWGVFDEYNTDRPFYMSGKNTPEATRCSTGISGRNVVLECRGRSCIARQCRRDSKSGLLEPKCTFIPNKSQTVKDSIMFMQSLDSVVEFCTEKTHNKEAPNLQNKMCNGRSTWDVIKESPDFQNASPMEGVEPPPPPTFSLLKSKQRVVCLVLDKSGSMNGNDVTRLIRMNQAAELYLIQIIEKESLVGMVTFDSTATIQNNLIRMINESSYLEISANLPRDASGGTSICNGLRKGFEAITSSNQTTSGSEIVLLTDGEDGQISYCFEEVKHSGAVIHTIALGPSAAKELETLSTMTGGLRFYANEDINGLIDAFSGISSRSGNIAQQALQLESKALTIAGKGRINGTVLVDSTVGNDTFFAVTWTAKKPDIILHDPKGKEYTNSDFRDDKLNRYSARLWIPGIAETGTWTYSLLNKNVISQLLTVTVTTRARSPTTPPIIATAHMSQGTARYPSPMIVYARVSQGFLPVLGASVTAIIEAEDGHQATLELWDNGAGADTLKHDGIYSRYFTEYHGNGRYSLKVKAQARKHITKLHVKQPNKSLYIPGYTENGQITLNPPRPEVPEATEAPVEDFSRVASGGSFTVSGAPPGGNHTHVFPPSKVTDLEAEFEGDHIHLTWTAPGKFLDKGRAQRYIIRMSQHSRDLQEDFKNATLVNTTCLRPKEAGSKENFEFKLETLKIENGTKFYVVIQASNEANLTSEVSNIAQAVKFIPPEVPDLGTKMPVPSLTIFVFVATLFIF, via the exons ATGGTGCCAGGTCTgaaggtccttctgctcctcagccTGCATCTCCTGCAGGAGGCACAAAGCTCCATGGTCCATCTCAACAACAATGGGTACGAGGGAGTGGTCGTTGCAATTAACCCCAGTGTACAAGAAGATGAAAGACTCATCCAAAGCATAAAG GAAATGGTAACCCAAGCTTCTACTTACCTGTTTGAAGCCAGCAAAAGAAGATTTTATTTCAGGAATGTAAACATTTTGGTCCCGATGACCTGGAAGTCAAAATCCGAGTACTTAATGCCGAGACGAGAATCATATGACAAA GCAGATGTCATAGTTGCTGACCCGTATCTGAAATATGGAGATGACCCCTACACACTTCAATATGGACAGTGTGGAGACAGAGGACAGTACATACACTTCACTCCAAACTTCCTACTGGCTGACAATTTACGTATCTATGGATCCCGAG GCAGAGTCTTTGTCCATGAGTGGGCCCATCTCCGATGGGGAGTATTTGATGAATATAACACAGATCGGCCCTTCTACATGTCCGGAAAGAACACCCCAGAAGCAACAAG ATGCTCCACTGGCATTTCTGGCAGAAACGTGGTCCTGGAATGTCGGGGACGCAGTTGCATAGCAAGGCAATGCCGGCGAGATTCAAAGTCAGGACTGCTTGAACCCAAATGTACATTTATCCCAAACAAATCCCAGACTGTCAAGGACTCCATAATGTTCATGCAAAGTCTTGATTCT gtggTTGAATTTTGCAcagaaaaaacccacaataaGGAAGCTCCAAACCTGCAAAATAAAATGTGCAATGGCAGAAGCACGTGGGACGTAATCAAGGAGTCTCCTGATTTCCAGAATGCCTCTCCCATGGAAGGAGTAGAACCACCTCCTCCACCTACATTTTCATTGCTGAAGTCCAAACAGCGAGTAGTCTGCTTAGTGCTGGACAAATCTGGAAGCATGAAT GGAAACGACGTCACTCGTCTCATCCGAATGAACCAAGCAGCAGAGTTGTATTTAATTCAAATTATTGAAAAGGAATCCTTGGTTGGCATGGTCACATTTGATAGCACTGCTACAATCCAAAATAATCTAATAAGAATGATCAATGAGAGCTCCTATCTAGAGATCAGCGCAAACCTGCCTCGAGACGCTAGTGGTGGAACTTCAATTTGCAACGGACTCAGAAAAGGATTcgag GCAATTACCTCCAGTAACCAGACGACTTCCGGTTCTGAGATCGTATTGCTGACAGATGGGGAAGATGGTCAAATAAGTTACTGCTTTGAGGAGGTCAAACACAGTGGTGCCGTCATCCACACCATCGCTCTGGGGCCTTCTGCTGCCAAAGAACTGGAGACTCTGTCAACCATGACCG GAGGGCTTCGCTTTTATGCCAATGAAGACATAAACGGCCTTATCGATGCTTTCAGTGGGATTTCATCTAGGAGTGGCAACATCGCCCAGCAGGCTCTGCAG TTGGAGAGCAAAGCCTTGACTATTGCAGGGAAGGGACGGATAAATGGTACAGTGCTGGTGGACAGCACCGTTGGCAACGACACGTTCTTTGCTGTCACCTGGACAGCAAAAAAGCCAGACATTATTCTTCATgatccaaaaggaaaagaatacacAAACTCAGACTTCCGAGACGATAAGCTAAATAGATACTCTGCTCGACTTTGGATACCAGGCATCGCAGAG acaggtaCGTGGACTTACAGCCTCTTAAATAAGAATGTCATATCTCAGTTGCTAACGGTGACAGTGACCACTCGAGCGAGAAGTCCTACCACGCCCCCAATAATCGCGACTGCTCACATGAGTCAAGGCACAGCACGGTACCCTAGCCCGATGATTGTTTACGCCCGAGTCAGCCAAGGGTTCTTGCCTGTCCTGGGAGCCAGTGTCACCGCCATTATAGAAGCCGAAGATGGGCATCAAGCCACACTGGAGCTGTGGGACAACGGGGCAG GTGCTGATACACTCAAACACGATGGCATCTACTCAAGATACTTCACAGAGTACCATGGGAATGGGAGATACAGCCTAAAAGTCAAGGCCCAGGCAAGAAAACACATCACtaaactacatgtaaaacaaCCGAACAAGTCTCTATATATACCCGGCTACACTGAAAATG GTCAAATTACACTGAATCCACCCAGACCTGAGGTTCCAGAAGCCACAGAAGCTCCAGTGGAAGACTTCAGCAGAGTAGCCTCTGGAGGGTCGTTTACCGTGTCTGGAGCGCCTCCTGGTGGCAACCACACTCATGTGTTCCCACCCAGTAAAGTCACAGATCTGGAGGCCGAGTTTGAAGGAGATCATATCCACCTTACCTGGACGGCCCCTGGCAAGTTCCTCGACAAAGGAAGAG CGCAAAGATACATCATCAGAATGAGTCAGCATTCTCGGGATCTCCAAGAAGATTTTAAGAACGCTACTTTAGTGAATACTACTTGTCTGAGACCTAAAGAGGCTGGctcaaaagaaaattttgaattcaaactagaaactttgaaaatagaaaatggtACGAAGTTCTACGTTGTGATTCAGGCCAGTAACGAAGCCAATCTCACCTCAGAGGTCTCCAACATTGCACAGGCTGTCAAATTCATTCCTCCAGAGGTACCTGACCTGGGTACCAAAATGCCTGTACCCAGTTTGacaatttttgtatttgttgcaactttattcatattttaa